GACATCAACCATTTTTATTGCCATCCCAACCTCTCCGTTCTTTTCACCGGCATAGACTCCATAGCCCCATTTACTCACCTCACCCACAATAATGGTGTCTGCCTGCAAAATTTTACCGATCTTTAGTACACTCTCCTTATCGGAAACCCCCACCGACCTCAATTTTGATGTGTAATCCATAATGGCGTTCTGCAGATCGCCATCATTGGACATCTGAGACTTTGCTGTCAGGGGATCTATGACACGTTCGAAGCGTTTTGCCGTAATGGCAGCATCAAAAATTGCCATTGCCACTTTGTCGATGTCATGCTCCGTCCCTTCGGGCATCTTGATGGCCGGAAGTACAACGGCCACTTTTGGCTGGAATGTTTTAGCATTGGGCGCTATTTCATTGTAGTTGATAGAAGCGCAGCCAGATGCAATGAACAAAAACAAACCTAAACACAGTATCGTCCTCAATTTTTTCATCATCATTTCCTCCATTGCTATTATATGCCGGTTGTGCCGCCGTTCATCAAGACTGCAGTGTTAAAAGAACCGGATGTAATCTTTGGGATAACAGTTGAGTTGAAAATTATTTACAACAACGCGTAATTGCCAAAATAACCAAATGCCTGACTGCTGTCAATATTGAATGCCGTTTGAAATGTTGAGAAAAATGGTGTCAAATTTCCTTGCGTTCGAAGATTCCGTGCAGCTTGTCGGAACAAAGCGGAAATCCCGTTCCAGCGGGGCTACGGGGAGTTTCAATAGTTTAAGATGTCCCGAAATATCCTCTTGTGAAATGAATTATCTGAAAGTCTATCTCAGCCTTTTTTATTTATTAAAATATTATAAGATTTCATAACTTTTTTAACATAATTTTGTGTCTCCTTTATCGGAGGAATGTCGTTATAACGGTCCACCATGGTCGGGCCGGCATTATATGCGGCAAGCGCCAGCGGCAGCTTCCCGTTATAGCGCTCTAAAAGCTCTTTTAAATAACAGGTGCCTCCCATTATATTTTCTCCCGGGTTAAAGGGATCTCTTATACTAAACCTTATGATATTCTCCGGCATTATTTGCATAAGGCCTAATGCGCCTGCTTTTGAAACAGCCTTTGGATTAAAATCCGACTCAACATTAATTATAGCTTTTAACAACAGGAAAGAAACATCATGCTTTTTTGATGCTTCGGTAATATAGCGATCATATTTGTTTGTTGAGTATGAATTGGACGATTTTGCAGGTCTTTCCCTGATGTATATCCGATAATTGGAAGATTTGGGCACATCGGCAAAATGAAGTCTCCCTTTACTGTCAACATACCTGTATATGTCGGCGTGACAGGGCAGGACAGATGTTAATATAATAAGGACTGCCCAGATAATGCTGGAATAAATATATTTAATCATATCTGAAGAAAGGGATCAGATAGGGGGCAAGCCTACGTTTGACCCCTATTGATACTGTTTTGTAGTTTACCTATCTGGTTTTTAATTTTTCTATCATATTGTTTAAGCTTCGAAACTCTTTATAATATGCTGCTTACGGTGCTGTATGCTTTGATATTAAACAGCTCACTTATGTTTTTTCAGTTCAATTACCACGTCAACCTATAAACTAATGCCCCGCAAGTCCCGGCCTTTTCTTGGCAACAGCACAACAACAACCAAGGCATGAGACTTATAATCTGAAGATGTCCCGGAAGCTTCACACTTGTCCGGAAGATCTTGGGACTGCATGCGAGCATTTCTGCTACCCAACGCGGAAGCCTGATCGTGAAGTCTGTCTGCAACAGTGTCACCTCCTTGCCCTCCTTTTTGTTTTTCTGTCAGAGAATTGATCTGAGGTCAACCGTGAATGATTTTGACCCTCCCCACCAGGCCGTTTTCCAAACGAACCTTGATCCCGTGGGGATGTGTGGTGGATTTTGTCAGAATATCCCGGACGATGCCTTTGGTAAGCTTTCCGGTTCTCTGGTCCTGCTTTAATACAATGGAAACTTTCAGGCCGGCTAGAATATCGGCTCTTTTTGTTCCGTCAGTCATTTGGAAATTCCTTTGTTTCTTTTATGAGCCTGGTACTGCGCTTAATAGTGGGGCGATTTTTCATTTGCCGGTTAGCCAATATTTTTTAGATAGTGTAAAGCTCCCGGAGCCTGCCCGTCATCGCGAGCTCAGGCAAGGCGGGCGGGCATCTATTCGTGATTTTTCAGGCAGGCAAGCCGAATAACATATTGCATATCATAAATTAAGTTGAATATAGAATGTCCTGAATATTCACCCGGGCTTTTCTTGCCAACAGCACAAAAACAACGAAGGCATGAGAAACTTATAATCTGATGTCCTGTAAGCCAGAAGCAGACACGTCCAAAAAGCAGACAAAAAAATTTATCCCCTGAAAACATTCTCATTGTGCCACGTGAGAAATTCTCGGCTGGGCTTGCATTGTGGGTCCGCTGGAGCATGTATTTTTCCCCCATGAAAGCCGTAATAGTATCTACCGTTATCGAATTCTTCATGAATACGTCTGCTGACTTCAAAGTGGTAATCGGGAGAGACAGTTACATATCCGCTATCAAAGAGTCTGTGGATGTCAGATCTCAGAAGAATGCCATTTTCAATAAGATGTGGACCGCTATCACTGAAAGGTTTAATATGTGCAGCTTCCAAGGTGGGGAGCGTTTTCTCTTGCGTTATAGCGCATCTCCTTTGATAAGCGTCCGTAACGATGACTCGAAAACCACCTTGCCCCAATCGAGGCAATACCAGCGTGGGGGGGCCATAGCGCGACTCTTGTTCAGAAATCATCCTTTGGTCAACAAAGAAGTCTATCTGT
This genomic window from Anaerolineae bacterium contains:
- a CDS encoding YwbE family protein, producing MTDGTKRADILAGLKVSIVLKQDQRTGKLTKGIVRDILTKSTTHPHGIKVRLENGLVGRVKIIHG
- a CDS encoding lytic transglycosylase domain-containing protein, with translation MIKYIYSSIIWAVLIILTSVLPCHADIYRYVDSKGRLHFADVPKSSNYRIYIRERPAKSSNSYSTNKYDRYITEASKKHDVSFLLLKAIINVESDFNPKAVSKAGALGLMQIMPENIIRFSIRDPFNPGENIMGGTCYLKELLERYNGKLPLALAAYNAGPTMVDRYNDIPPIKETQNYVKKVMKSYNILINKKG